The following are encoded in a window of Poecile atricapillus isolate bPoeAtr1 chromosome 3, bPoeAtr1.hap1, whole genome shotgun sequence genomic DNA:
- the BCL2L11 gene encoding bcl-2-like protein 11 isoform X2 translates to MAKQPPEVKARRDGEGGRLPAAEGPGPGAQLRPGAPAALPGAGPVSAAAAARGPPASPGPFATRSPLFIFVRRSPLLPRSSSGYFSFDAERSPAPLGCDKATQTPSPPCQALSHCLSAMASRWQSQSAAEEVQPEIWIAQELRRIGDEFNASYCPRRVTFPSWLSVSLRGKG, encoded by the exons ATGGCCAAGCAGCCCCCCGAGGTGAAGGCGCGACGCGACGGCGAGGGCGGGCGGCTGCCGGCGGCCgaggggccgggcccgggcgcGCAGCTGCGCCCCGGCGCTCCCGCcgccctgcccggggccggcCCGGTGTCCGCGGCCGCCGCGGCTCGGGGCCCGCCCGCCAGCCCCGGCCCCTTCGCCACCCGCTCGCCGCTCTTCATCTTCGTGCGGAGGTCGCCGCTGCTGCCGCGCTCCTCCAGCGGCTACTTCTCGTTCGACGCCGAGCGCAGCCCCGCGCCCCTGGGCTGCGACAAGGCCACGCAGACCCCCAGCCCGCCCTGCCAGGCGCTCAGCCACTGCCTCAGCGCCATGG CTTCCCGGTGGCAATCCCAGTCTGCAGCCGAAGAGGTGCAGCCGGAGATCTGGATCGCGCAGGAGCTGCGGCGCATCGGGGACGAGTTCAATGCCTCCTATTGTCCACGCAGGGTAACTTTCCCCTCTTGGCTTTCTGTTTCTCTCAGAGGGAAAGGCTGA
- the BCL2L11 gene encoding bcl-2-like protein 11 isoform X1 codes for MAKQPPEVKARRDGEGGRLPAAEGPGPGAQLRPGAPAALPGAGPVSAAAAARGPPASPGPFATRSPLFIFVRRSPLLPRSSSGYFSFDAERSPAPLGCDKATQTPSPPCQALSHCLSAMASRWQSQSAAEEVQPEIWIAQELRRIGDEFNASYCPRRGFLDQQVGNPQVVILRLLRYIIRLIWRLQ; via the exons ATGGCCAAGCAGCCCCCCGAGGTGAAGGCGCGACGCGACGGCGAGGGCGGGCGGCTGCCGGCGGCCgaggggccgggcccgggcgcGCAGCTGCGCCCCGGCGCTCCCGCcgccctgcccggggccggcCCGGTGTCCGCGGCCGCCGCGGCTCGGGGCCCGCCCGCCAGCCCCGGCCCCTTCGCCACCCGCTCGCCGCTCTTCATCTTCGTGCGGAGGTCGCCGCTGCTGCCGCGCTCCTCCAGCGGCTACTTCTCGTTCGACGCCGAGCGCAGCCCCGCGCCCCTGGGCTGCGACAAGGCCACGCAGACCCCCAGCCCGCCCTGCCAGGCGCTCAGCCACTGCCTCAGCGCCATGG CTTCCCGGTGGCAATCCCAGTCTGCAGCCGAAGAGGTGCAGCCGGAGATCTGGATCGCGCAGGAGCTGCGGCGCATCGGGGACGAGTTCAATGCCTCCTATTGTCCACGCAGG GGTTTCTTGGATCAGCAGGTGGGGAACCCCCAGGTGGTGATCCTGCGCCTGCTGCGTTACATCATCCGCCTCATCTGGAGGCTCCAGTGA